In the genome of Rhizobium etli 8C-3, one region contains:
- a CDS encoding OsmC family protein has product MADLKARPRPTGATAVLGRTGFPHVTSTMRGELDIVTSPSQPGFNPLDLLYASLSACLVLSARIAASQMGVLDSITELTADVTGEKATEGPSRVERFRIVFAIKGDIDENTRQEIARTAEEICTVSNTIRGNPEFATVISG; this is encoded by the coding sequence ATGGCCGACCTCAAGGCAAGACCAAGACCCACGGGCGCCACCGCCGTTCTCGGGCGCACCGGCTTTCCGCATGTCACCTCGACGATGAGGGGTGAGCTCGACATCGTCACGAGCCCGTCGCAGCCGGGCTTCAATCCGCTGGACCTGCTTTACGCCTCGCTATCGGCCTGTCTGGTGCTGAGCGCGCGCATCGCCGCAAGCCAGATGGGCGTCCTCGACAGCATCACTGAATTGACCGCTGACGTAACCGGCGAGAAGGCAACGGAAGGGCCTTCGCGCGTCGAGAGGTTCAGGATCGTCTTCGCCATCAAGGGCGATATCGATGAGAACACCCGGCAGGAGATCGCCCGTACAGCGGAGGAAATCTGCACGGTAAGCAACACGATTCGCGGCAATCCGGAATTCGCAACCGTGATTTCCGGCTGA
- a CDS encoding DMT family transporter encodes MAQAAIVETAPSNRLALAALILGGAAIGGSPIFVRLSEVGPMATAFWRVALALIPIFIFSLIKRNDAGPKPEKLADYALLILPGAVLAMDLALWHLSITMTSVANATLLANLAPVFVTVIGFLFFRAVVTRLFVLGLALALAGVVILKGGPSAFRNGDLLGDGVAIVAALFYAGYILAIGRLRSRFDTIRIMLWSTASAAVFVFPLAFAFEDQIWPATAYGWAMVFGLAFVSHAGGQVAITYALAYLPAAFSSLTLLLQPVVAAILAWVLLNETIGPMQAIGGAVVLAGIMIARRG; translated from the coding sequence ATGGCTCAGGCCGCAATCGTCGAAACCGCACCTTCCAATCGCCTTGCCCTCGCGGCATTGATCCTTGGCGGGGCGGCGATCGGCGGTTCGCCGATCTTCGTGCGACTGTCGGAAGTCGGACCGATGGCGACGGCGTTCTGGCGCGTCGCCCTCGCCCTGATACCGATCTTTATCTTCTCGCTGATTAAGCGTAACGATGCCGGGCCAAAGCCTGAAAAGCTTGCGGATTATGCTCTGCTGATCCTGCCAGGTGCGGTCCTCGCCATGGACCTTGCTTTATGGCATCTCTCGATCACGATGACATCGGTTGCCAACGCGACGCTGCTGGCCAATCTTGCGCCGGTGTTCGTCACGGTTATCGGCTTCCTTTTCTTCCGGGCGGTGGTGACGCGGCTTTTTGTGCTCGGCCTTGCGCTTGCATTGGCCGGCGTCGTCATCCTGAAGGGCGGGCCCTCGGCCTTTAGAAACGGGGATCTGCTGGGCGATGGCGTCGCCATTGTCGCGGCCTTGTTCTATGCCGGCTATATCCTTGCGATCGGCAGGCTCAGAAGCCGGTTCGATACTATCCGCATCATGCTCTGGAGTACGGCGTCTGCGGCGGTCTTCGTATTTCCGCTGGCTTTCGCCTTTGAGGATCAGATCTGGCCGGCCACCGCCTATGGCTGGGCGATGGTTTTCGGCCTCGCCTTCGTTAGCCACGCAGGCGGGCAAGTGGCGATCACTTATGCGCTCGCCTATCTGCCGGCCGCCTTCTCGTCGCTGACGCTGCTGCTTCAGCCCGTTGTCGCGGCCATTCTCGCCTGGGTACTGCTCAACGAAACGATCGGCCCGATGCAGGCGATCGGCGGGGCAGTCGTGCTTGCCGGGATCATGATTGCCCGGCGAGGCTGA
- a CDS encoding polysaccharide pyruvyl transferase family protein, with the protein MQETNITIINRLQGLIANNLSDLVDPAERFALLDFPNHYNIGDSAIWLGELAYFDRRKTRPAYVTEIPTYNEERMLATIGNGRIFLHGGGNFGDIWAGYRQFREGMLTKFKGRPIVQMPQTIHFKEQANIDSTARAIEQHGNFTLLVRDKKSLEFARRWFQCETRLCPDMAFCIGPVARPAPQHELLLNLREDQEVGTPQDLTAATGRSGTVKSDWPDEPADFQRQTKHTAILKGLMSGKIGGRARMTELAYRERAQQRFDRGVALLGSARQVITDRMHGHIMCVLIGADHCVLDNSYGKTSSFIEAWGTCNTEKAALAATVDDSLAILDARRVRPAAVA; encoded by the coding sequence ATGCAGGAAACCAACATCACGATCATCAACCGCCTCCAAGGTCTGATCGCAAACAACCTCTCCGATCTTGTCGATCCGGCGGAGCGCTTCGCGCTTCTCGATTTTCCAAACCACTACAATATCGGCGACAGCGCCATCTGGCTCGGGGAACTCGCCTATTTCGACCGCCGCAAGACGCGACCGGCCTATGTGACGGAGATTCCCACCTACAATGAAGAGCGAATGCTCGCGACTATAGGCAACGGCCGCATCTTTCTCCACGGCGGCGGCAATTTCGGCGACATTTGGGCGGGCTATCGCCAGTTCCGCGAAGGCATGCTGACAAAATTCAAGGGCCGTCCCATCGTCCAGATGCCGCAGACGATCCATTTCAAGGAGCAGGCCAATATCGACAGCACGGCCCGAGCAATCGAGCAGCACGGCAACTTCACGCTCCTTGTGCGCGACAAGAAAAGCCTGGAATTCGCGCGCCGCTGGTTCCAGTGCGAAACGCGCCTATGTCCGGACATGGCCTTCTGCATCGGCCCGGTCGCGCGCCCGGCCCCGCAGCACGAGCTGCTGCTCAACCTGCGCGAAGATCAGGAAGTCGGAACTCCCCAGGATCTCACCGCAGCCACGGGACGTTCCGGCACGGTCAAATCCGACTGGCCGGATGAGCCCGCCGATTTCCAGCGGCAAACCAAGCATACCGCGATTCTGAAGGGCCTCATGTCCGGGAAGATCGGGGGACGCGCCCGCATGACGGAGCTTGCCTATCGCGAACGCGCGCAGCAGCGCTTCGATCGCGGTGTGGCCTTGCTCGGCTCGGCGCGCCAGGTCATCACCGACCGCATGCATGGCCACATCATGTGCGTATTGATCGGCGCCGATCACTGCGTGCTCGACAACAGCTACGGCAAGACGAGCAGCTTCATCGAGGCCTGGGGCACCTGCAATACGGAAAAGGCAGCCCTTGCCGCAACCGTCGACGATTCGCTCGCCATCCTCGACGCGCGCCGCGTGCGTCCTGCCGCAGTCGCCTGA